In Candidatus Epulonipiscium viviparus, one DNA window encodes the following:
- a CDS encoding tetratricopeptide repeat protein produces MSEKRSLILLFLLAGLFMLLGYLLNIVTGSVWAGYGLTIAIIIICMLFFGYRRRHYVLAQNAHNAYLRKQFDIAYGLYEKALSLPKCPEEIKVVYAYKLLAQGHTQKAQQVAATIQTDILNKDGIFNFKVVKGLMLYKEDKLDDAIALYEELTQESDAEQLWETYGMLLNLNEQYEKARDYSIAALEKYPNNNIIKENLATSYFYLFEDKKARKLYKSLITADVHYPEPYYYYARIAYLDERYNLALKYIEMAETKTPAALSNITLDVVVDLKNDIEAELDRLEAEFDADAQASVDTDVNADTDDDADAHTTADTDADAHAHASADTDADAHAHALPIQMLMPCSCFCRCRC; encoded by the coding sequence ATGTCTGAAAAAAGAAGTCTTATTTTACTATTTTTGCTAGCCGGTCTATTTATGCTACTCGGCTATTTACTCAATATTGTAACGGGAAGCGTCTGGGCAGGCTACGGCTTAACCATCGCCATTATTATAATATGTATGCTATTTTTTGGGTATCGCAGAAGACATTACGTATTGGCTCAAAATGCTCACAATGCCTACTTGAGAAAGCAATTCGATATTGCCTATGGTTTATATGAAAAAGCCCTCTCATTGCCAAAATGTCCCGAGGAGATCAAAGTTGTTTATGCCTACAAATTACTCGCTCAGGGCCACACCCAAAAGGCCCAACAAGTTGCAGCAACTATTCAAACCGATATTCTCAACAAAGACGGTATCTTCAATTTTAAAGTTGTCAAAGGTCTTATGCTATATAAAGAAGATAAACTCGATGACGCCATCGCTCTTTATGAAGAACTCACCCAAGAAAGTGACGCCGAACAGCTCTGGGAAACCTACGGAATGCTTCTTAATCTCAATGAACAGTACGAGAAAGCTCGCGACTATTCTATCGCAGCTCTCGAAAAATATCCCAACAACAATATCATCAAAGAAAATCTGGCAACCAGCTATTTCTATTTATTCGAAGATAAAAAAGCTCGCAAACTATACAAGAGTTTGATCACTGCTGATGTTCACTATCCCGAGCCTTACTATTATTATGCGCGCATTGCCTATCTGGACGAGCGCTACAACCTTGCATTAAAATATATCGAAATGGCCGAGACCAAAACTCCTGCCGCACTTTCTAATATAACTTTAGACGTCGTTGTAGATCTAAAAAATGACATCGAGGCAGAACTCGATAGACTTGAAGCCGAATTTGATGCCGATGCTCAGGCTTCTGTCGATACAGATGTCAATGCCGATACAGATGACGACGCCGACGCTCATACTACTGCCGATACAGATGCTGATGCCCATGCTCATGCTTCTGCCGATACAGATGCTGATGCCCATGCTCATGCTCTGCCGATACAGATGCTGATGCCGTGCTCATGCTTCTGCCGATGCAGATGCTGA